CGGCTACCGCTGCCACGGGCGTCCGACAGGGTCCAGCCCGGCGCGCCAAGTGCATTCAGGTCGCCTACCAGCTTGTGTTCCAGCGCTGCCTCGCAGATCACGGTCAGCAGCGTACGGTTGTGCGCGTTCATCTCAGAACCCCCAGGCGATCAGCCGCTCGGCCAGGGCCAGGTAGAGCGGTATGCCGATCAGGATGTTGAACGGAAAGGTGATGCCCAGCGAAGCGGTCAACGACAGCGACGGATTGGCTTCCGGCACCGCCAGGCGCATCGCCGCCGGCACCGCGATGTACGAGGCACTCGCCGCCAGCGTGGCGAGCATCGCCGTGCCGCCCAGCGACAGCCCCATGAGGCGCGCCAGCAGGGCGCCGATCAGCGCACCGATCAGCGGCATCAGCAAGGCGAAAGCGGCGAGCTTGAAGCCGAAGCGCTTGAGCGAGCCGAGCTGGCCGGAGGCGATCAGCCCCATCTCCAGCAGGAAGAACGCCAGCACCGGTTTGAACATGCTGGTGTACAGCGGTTCGAGCGGCTTGATCGCGTCCTTGCCGGCGACCGCACCGATCAGCAAGCCGCCGAGCAGCAGCATGATGCTCTTGCCGAGAAAGATCTCGCGTCCCAGCTCCTTCCAGTCGGTATCGCGCGAGACGCCCTTGGCCAACAGGATGCCGACCAGAATCGCCGGGATCTCGAGGATCGCCACGAACAGCGGCATGTAGCTTTCGAAGAAGATTTCCCGCGCCACCAGATAGGCCACCACCACGGCGAAGGTACCGGCGCTCACCGAACCATAGTGCGCCGCCACCGCCGCCGCGTTGACCCGGTCGAAGCGCAGGCCGCGCAACAGGATGAAGGCCAGCACCGGCAGCAACACGCCCAGCCCCAGCACCAGCAGCGACTGGCCCAGAAGTGCCGCACTGGCCTGCTCGGCCAGCTCCACGCCACCGTGCAAACCGATCGCCAGCAGCAGGACGATCGACAGCGTCTCGTAGAGCGCCGGCGGCAGTTTCAACTCGCTCTTCACCAGGCCCGCAAACAGGCCGAACACGAAGAACAGCACTACTGGGTCGATCCCCATCTACAGTCTCCACAGCTTGGTCATTGCACCGGTCCCTGGCAGACACTGGCTCAAAAAAAAGGAGCCGCATGGGCTCCCAAAGGGGACACACTGCCAGCACCGTCCGTTCCGCTGGCTGTCGCGCAGGCAGCCAGAACGCTCGGAATGGCGCTGGCGTGGCGCGATCAGACCGCCACGCCACCCTTCACTCAGCCCTCGATCTCTATCAAGACTTCTCCCGGGTTCACCCGGTCACCTTTGGCGACATGCACGGCCTTGACCGTTCCGCCCATGGGCGCCTGGATTTCGGTTTCCATCTTCATCGCCTCACTGATCAGCACGGCCTGGCCGGCCTTGACCACGTCGCCTTCCTTGACCAGTACGTCGACCACGTTGCCCGGCATGCTGGTACTGACGTCGCCCGGACCGCTGGCCTGCTTGCGCTGGCCGCCGCCGCTGCCGCCGACGAAGTTGTTCAATGGCTCGAACACCACCTCTTCCGGCATGCCGTCGATGGAGAGGAAGAAGTGCCGCTTGCCTTCGCCCTTGACGCCGACACCGGTGATATCCACGCGATAGGTCTCGCCGTGCACGTCGATGACGAATTCGGTCGGCACGCCCTGCCCGCCTGCGGCCGTCGCGGTGCTGCCGTCAGGGATCGGCAGCAATGTTTCCGGCACCAATGTGCCAGCCTCGCGTTCCTCGAGGAACTTGCGGCCGATGTCGGGAAACATGGCGTAGGTCAGCACGTCTTCTTCGGATTTGGCCAGCGCACCGACCTCCTGGCGCAGCTTGTCCAGCTCCGGCTTGAGCAAGTCGGCCGGGCGCACGTCGATGATCTCCTCACCGCCGATGGCCTGGCGCTGCAGCTTGGCATCGATGGTGCCCGGCGCCTTGCCGTAGCGGCCCTGCAGGTAGAGCTTCACCTCGTTGGTGATGGTCTTGTAGCGTTCGCCGGCGAGCACGTTGAAGAACGCCTGGGTGCCGACGATCTGCGAGGTCGGGGTTACCAGCGGCGGGTAGCCGAGGTCCTTGCGCACGCGCGGAATCTCGGCGAGCACTTCATCCATGCGGTTCAGCGCGCCCTGCTCCTTCAGCTGGTTGGCCAGGTTGGAAATCATCCCGCCCGGCACCTGGTTGACCTGCACG
This DNA window, taken from Pseudomonas sp. FeN3W, encodes the following:
- a CDS encoding sodium-dependent bicarbonate transport family permease; the encoded protein is MGIDPVVLFFVFGLFAGLVKSELKLPPALYETLSIVLLLAIGLHGGVELAEQASAALLGQSLLVLGLGVLLPVLAFILLRGLRFDRVNAAAVAAHYGSVSAGTFAVVVAYLVAREIFFESYMPLFVAILEIPAILVGILLAKGVSRDTDWKELGREIFLGKSIMLLLGGLLIGAVAGKDAIKPLEPLYTSMFKPVLAFFLLEMGLIASGQLGSLKRFGFKLAAFALLMPLIGALIGALLARLMGLSLGGTAMLATLAASASYIAVPAAMRLAVPEANPSLSLTASLGITFPFNILIGIPLYLALAERLIAWGF
- the oadA gene encoding sodium-extruding oxaloacetate decarboxylase subunit alpha — protein: MTAQKKITVTDTILRDAHQSLLATRMRTEDMLPICEKLDRVGYWSLEVWGGATFDACVRFLKEDPWERLRQLKAALPNTRLQMLLRGQNLLGYRHYSDDVVEAFCAKAAQNGIDVFRIFDAMNDVRNLETAIKAVKKTGKHAQGTIAYTTSPVHTVELFVEQARAMRDMGVDSIAIKDMAGLLTPFATGELVRALKAEIDLPVFIHSHDTAGVASMCQLKAIENGADHIDTAISSMAWGTSHPGTESMVAALRGTPYDTGLDLELLQEIGLYFYAVRKKYHQFESEFTGVDTRVQVNQVPGGMISNLANQLKEQGALNRMDEVLAEIPRVRKDLGYPPLVTPTSQIVGTQAFFNVLAGERYKTITNEVKLYLQGRYGKAPGTIDAKLQRQAIGGEEIIDVRPADLLKPELDKLRQEVGALAKSEEDVLTYAMFPDIGRKFLEEREAGTLVPETLLPIPDGSTATAAGGQGVPTEFVIDVHGETYRVDITGVGVKGEGKRHFFLSIDGMPEEVVFEPLNNFVGGSGGGQRKQASGPGDVSTSMPGNVVDVLVKEGDVVKAGQAVLISEAMKMETEIQAPMGGTVKAVHVAKGDRVNPGEVLIEIEG